Proteins encoded within one genomic window of Prauserella marina:
- a CDS encoding thiamine ABC transporter substrate-binding protein, which translates to MRSLRAVAALTLAGTLTAGCTLFSAGDQEESGPVTVTIATHESWSVPQQVLDAFRDQTGIRINVHKEGDAGELTNKLVLTKDDPIADVAFGVDSTFASRALAEGVFEPYTSPEGDRGPQRYSIDPQNRLSAVDVGDVCVNIDTEWFAERELAEPTSLDDLTDSRYRDLLVVENAATSSPGLAFLLGTIASYGEDGWQDYWSKLKDNGVLVVSGWTEAYTQEFSGSSGQGDRPIVVSYASSPAAELGDDGQPRTKALLDTCYRQVEYAGVLAGGSQTSEAGKVVDFLLSQQFQSTVAENMFVYPARAGVALPAHWERVAPQPEEPATLPGERVESGREEWIKQWRALVEN; encoded by the coding sequence ATGAGGTCCCTTCGTGCGGTGGCTGCTCTGACACTCGCCGGCACCCTGACAGCGGGCTGCACGCTGTTCAGCGCCGGAGATCAGGAGGAGAGCGGGCCGGTCACGGTGACCATCGCGACGCACGAATCCTGGTCGGTTCCGCAGCAGGTGCTCGACGCGTTCCGTGATCAGACCGGAATCCGGATCAATGTCCACAAGGAGGGCGACGCGGGCGAGCTGACCAACAAGCTCGTGCTGACGAAGGACGATCCCATCGCGGACGTCGCCTTCGGCGTCGACTCGACCTTCGCTTCGCGGGCGCTGGCCGAAGGGGTTTTCGAGCCCTACACCAGCCCGGAAGGCGATCGAGGCCCCCAGCGGTACTCGATCGACCCGCAGAACCGGCTTTCGGCGGTGGACGTCGGCGATGTCTGCGTCAACATCGACACCGAATGGTTCGCGGAGCGGGAGCTCGCGGAACCCACGAGCCTGGACGACCTGACCGACTCCCGCTACCGCGATCTGCTCGTGGTGGAGAACGCGGCGACGTCGTCGCCCGGCCTCGCGTTCCTGCTCGGGACCATCGCGAGCTACGGCGAGGACGGCTGGCAGGACTACTGGTCCAAGCTCAAGGACAACGGCGTGCTCGTGGTGAGCGGCTGGACCGAGGCATACACGCAGGAGTTCTCCGGCTCTTCGGGGCAGGGCGACCGGCCGATCGTCGTCTCCTATGCCTCGTCTCCCGCGGCGGAACTCGGCGACGACGGTCAGCCGCGTACCAAGGCGCTGCTCGACACCTGCTACCGCCAGGTCGAGTACGCGGGTGTGCTGGCGGGCGGCTCGCAGACCAGTGAAGCGGGCAAGGTGGTCGACTTCCTGCTCTCCCAGCAGTTCCAGTCGACGGTCGCCGAGAACATGTTCGTCTATCCCGCGCGGGCGGGCGTCGCTCTGCCAGCCCATTGGGAGCGCGTCGCGCCGCAGCCGGAGGAACCGGCGACCCTGCCGGGTGAGCGGGTCGAGTCCGGCCGCGAAGAATGGATCAAGCAGTGGCGCGCGCTCGTGGAGAACTAG
- a CDS encoding 4a-hydroxytetrahydrobiopterin dehydratase, which produces MADVLSDERIEEALGHLPDWQREGDAILRTAELAHFPQAIQVVNRVAEIAESAGHHPDIDIRWRTLTFRLSTHSEGGITEKDVSLAGEIDEVISSV; this is translated from the coding sequence ATGGCAGATGTACTCAGTGACGAACGCATCGAAGAAGCTCTCGGCCACCTCCCGGATTGGCAGCGGGAAGGCGACGCCATCCTGCGCACCGCGGAGCTCGCGCACTTCCCGCAAGCCATCCAGGTGGTGAACAGGGTGGCCGAGATCGCGGAGAGCGCGGGCCATCACCCCGACATCGATATCCGTTGGCGCACACTGACTTTCCGGCTCAGCACGCATTCGGAAGGAGGCATCACCGAGAAGGACGTCTCGCTCGCGGGCGAAATCGACGAGGTGATCAGCTCGGTGTGA
- a CDS encoding ABC transporter permease, with amino-acid sequence MARARGELASPRRGRASTAGGLALAVLPVGFLTLFFAWPVVAIIRLGFSEGGVDTALFESQTWRLAAFTVAQAAASTAVAVLAGLPVAYLLARVKLRGVGVVRTLVLVPFVLPTVVVGLAFKALWPGGGVFTIVLANAFFNVAVVARTVGGLWAHLDRRAEDAARALGASRGRAFTSVTLPALLPAIASAAAVVFLFCATSFGVVLMLGGSRLRTLETEIYLRTVNLLDLSGAAALSLVQLAAVVAALLVGAGARRRKETAARLRARTETARRPEGGEWWVVAAAAGVLGLLLTPIVALLVRSVSTREGWSLDGYRALAGQGADGTLNVSGWDAAVNSLRTATDATMLALIIGILAAVVLVSLRRSPQRGARVTGEVMDAAMMLPLGVSAVTIGFGYLVTLGQLPGDLRTSPLLVPFAQALVIVPLIIRMVLPVLRSIDERLRQAAATLGASPARVWREVDLPLAARSLAAAAAFGYVVALGEFGATSFLARPDAPTLPVAIGSLVSRPGELNNQMAYAACALLMLVTMLVAAVVDRLRAANAQVGEF; translated from the coding sequence GTGGCGCGCGCTCGTGGAGAACTAGCGAGCCCGAGACGCGGGAGGGCGAGCACCGCGGGCGGTCTCGCTCTCGCGGTGTTGCCCGTCGGCTTTCTGACGCTGTTCTTCGCGTGGCCGGTCGTTGCGATCATCCGGCTCGGCTTCTCCGAGGGCGGGGTCGACACCGCGCTATTCGAATCGCAGACGTGGCGGCTCGCCGCCTTCACTGTCGCGCAGGCAGCGGCGTCGACGGCGGTCGCGGTGCTCGCGGGGCTGCCGGTGGCGTACTTGCTCGCCAGGGTGAAGCTGCGCGGGGTCGGAGTGGTCCGAACGCTCGTACTCGTCCCGTTCGTACTGCCGACGGTCGTGGTCGGTCTCGCGTTCAAGGCGCTGTGGCCCGGCGGCGGTGTGTTCACGATCGTGCTGGCCAACGCGTTCTTCAACGTCGCCGTCGTCGCGAGGACGGTAGGCGGCCTGTGGGCACACCTCGATCGAAGGGCGGAGGACGCGGCGAGAGCGCTCGGTGCCTCGCGGGGCAGGGCGTTCACGTCGGTGACCCTGCCCGCGCTGCTGCCTGCCATCGCCTCGGCCGCCGCCGTAGTCTTCCTGTTCTGTGCGACGAGTTTCGGTGTCGTGCTGATGCTGGGTGGGTCGCGGCTTCGCACCCTGGAAACCGAGATCTACCTGCGGACGGTGAACCTGCTCGACCTCTCGGGTGCCGCCGCGTTGTCGCTCGTGCAGCTTGCGGCGGTGGTGGCCGCCCTGCTGGTCGGCGCGGGTGCCAGGAGGAGGAAGGAGACGGCGGCGAGGCTGCGGGCGCGAACGGAGACCGCGCGAAGGCCCGAGGGAGGCGAGTGGTGGGTCGTCGCCGCCGCGGCCGGGGTGCTCGGTCTGCTGCTGACCCCGATCGTCGCGCTGCTCGTCAGGTCGGTCTCGACCAGGGAGGGCTGGAGCCTCGACGGATACCGCGCGCTCGCGGGCCAAGGCGCTGACGGCACGCTCAACGTGAGCGGCTGGGACGCCGCGGTGAACTCACTGCGCACCGCGACCGACGCCACGATGCTGGCGCTGATCATCGGAATTCTCGCCGCGGTCGTGCTGGTGTCGCTGCGCCGCTCGCCGCAACGCGGAGCCAGGGTGACGGGCGAGGTCATGGACGCCGCCATGATGCTGCCGCTCGGTGTCTCGGCGGTCACCATCGGTTTCGGCTACCTGGTCACGCTCGGCCAGTTGCCGGGTGACCTGCGTACGTCACCGCTGCTCGTCCCTTTCGCGCAGGCGCTGGTGATCGTCCCGCTCATCATCAGGATGGTGTTGCCGGTCCTGCGCTCGATCGACGAACGGTTGCGGCAGGCAGCGGCGACGCTCGGCGCGAGCCCGGCGAGGGTGTGGCGAGAAGTCGATCTTCCGCTCGCCGCGCGCTCGCTCGCGGCTGCCGCCGCCTTCGGTTACGTGGTCGCGCTCGGCGAGTTCGGCGCGACGAGCTTTCTCGCGCGTCCCGACGCGCCGACGCTGCCCGTCGCGATCGGCTCGCTGGTGAGCAGACCCGGGGAACTGAACAACCAGATGGCCTACGCGGCGTGTGCGCTGCTGATGCTCGTCACGATGCTCGTCGCGGCGGTGGTCGACCGGCTCAGGGCGGCCAACGCCCAGGTAGGGGAGTTCTGA
- a CDS encoding MmcQ/YjbR family DNA-binding protein — protein sequence MTTLSQLRKAALALPEVEEGTHFGMVSFAVRGKGFASVTKEGHVQLHLPDAEAEAAVSAHPSGERLVRMGKPIGIRVPLADVNGKDLNALVWQAWVARAPKRLASSLGDVATGVVPPDCDLPVAVGKPATRALLLEGLGTLEQVSTRTESELLALHGVGPKAVRVLAEELARTGRSLNTG from the coding sequence ATGACGACGCTGTCCCAGCTCCGCAAGGCTGCCCTCGCCCTTCCGGAGGTGGAGGAGGGCACCCACTTCGGCATGGTCTCGTTCGCGGTCAGGGGCAAGGGGTTCGCCTCGGTGACGAAGGAGGGGCACGTCCAGCTACACCTGCCCGACGCCGAAGCCGAGGCCGCGGTGTCGGCCCACCCCTCCGGCGAGCGGCTGGTCCGGATGGGCAAGCCCATCGGCATCCGGGTACCCCTTGCCGACGTCAACGGCAAGGACCTCAACGCGCTGGTGTGGCAGGCGTGGGTGGCTCGCGCGCCCAAGCGTCTCGCGTCGAGCCTCGGTGATGTCGCGACCGGGGTCGTACCACCGGATTGCGATCTGCCCGTCGCTGTCGGCAAGCCCGCGACGCGCGCGCTTCTGCTGGAAGGGCTCGGCACGCTCGAACAGGTGTCGACGCGCACGGAGTCCGAGTTGCTTGCCCTGCACGGTGTCGGCCCGAAAGCCGTCCGCGTTCTGGCTGAGGAACTGGCGCGCACGGGTCGATCACTGAACACCGGATAG
- a CDS encoding ABC transporter ATP-binding protein — translation MTSTALTGVDVPSGASTPAALAASTRGLRKTYGHTVAVDHVDLDVPEGSVLGMLGPNGSGKTTTIRMLLGLVRPTAGKVELLGQPMPDGAGHALPDVGALVESPGFHPFLSGRDNLLRMAAAEPRLATSDIPGAVDTSLERVGLSGAARRRYRGYSLGMKQRLGLAGALLVPRRMVVLDEPTNGLDPAGTREVRTIIGELNASGVTVLVSSHLLAEVEATCTHVAVLHSGSVVAQGELAELLESGSPALMVSTPDGPDAVDALRQGRIPARLTPEGVRVDLTATTPPDAIAALVHAGVRIQEARRARTGLEDLFARLTQQEPEGEVGS, via the coding sequence GTGACCAGCACGGCATTGACCGGCGTGGACGTCCCCTCGGGGGCGTCCACGCCCGCCGCGCTCGCCGCGAGCACAAGGGGGCTCAGAAAGACTTACGGCCACACGGTCGCGGTCGACCACGTCGATCTCGACGTGCCGGAAGGGTCCGTACTCGGCATGCTCGGTCCCAACGGTTCCGGCAAGACCACCACCATCAGGATGCTGCTCGGGCTCGTCAGGCCGACGGCCGGGAAAGTCGAACTGCTAGGGCAGCCGATGCCCGACGGTGCGGGACACGCGTTGCCCGACGTCGGCGCGCTCGTCGAGTCACCCGGTTTCCATCCCTTCCTCTCCGGAAGGGACAACCTGCTCCGGATGGCGGCAGCCGAGCCACGACTTGCCACATCGGACATCCCGGGTGCCGTCGACACCTCACTGGAGAGGGTGGGGCTCTCCGGCGCGGCACGCAGGCGTTATCGCGGCTACTCGCTCGGCATGAAGCAACGACTCGGCCTGGCCGGCGCGCTGCTCGTCCCGCGCAGGATGGTCGTGCTCGACGAACCGACCAACGGGCTCGACCCCGCCGGAACCCGCGAGGTGCGCACGATCATCGGCGAGCTGAACGCGTCCGGCGTGACCGTGCTCGTGTCGTCGCATCTGCTCGCCGAGGTCGAGGCGACCTGTACCCACGTCGCCGTCCTGCACTCGGGCAGCGTCGTCGCACAGGGGGAACTCGCCGAACTGCTCGAATCCGGCTCGCCCGCGCTCATGGTGTCCACTCCGGACGGTCCGGACGCGGTCGATGCGCTGCGGCAAGGGCGGATCCCCGCACGGTTGACCCCGGAGGGGGTCAGGGTCGACCTCACCGCGACGACACCGCCCGACGCGATCGCCGCGCTCGTGCACGCCGGTGTGCGAATCCAGGAGGCACGCAGGGCCAGAACGGGGCTCGAAGACCTGTTCGCCCGGTTGACCCAGCAGGAGCCGGAGGGGGAGGTCGGGTCATGA
- a CDS encoding outer membrane lipoprotein carrier protein LolA has translation MTTKKRAAAVAVTGTALGAVGLGFLAMPAGAGEAPQLPPIGAEELVQSVLDQSPSALAGTVRIDNNLGLPAMPGTGMLDFDAAQIHYDGKGDSRISIAQRSAETTIVRDGETLWTYESGSNSATKFTLPTELTHHDKGTQRPEGSEGTEGQFADPATAAASLVSAVQETSTVAVDGTARVADRPAYELVLTPKPGERTLLREVRVAVDSETRLPLRLSVLTNGTTDPALEIGFSDISFGDQPADLFRFTPPQGAKVTERQPDVGHSAPAEEPDGRFVGEGWDTVYVGKAPAEVLNNERQQDSENPEADLGSLLDRIGTPVNGEFGSGHVVSTKVGTALITDDGRFAIGAVPQQVLIEALENK, from the coding sequence GTGACCACGAAGAAACGAGCGGCGGCCGTCGCCGTGACAGGCACGGCGCTGGGGGCGGTCGGACTCGGTTTCCTCGCCATGCCGGCGGGGGCGGGGGAAGCTCCCCAATTGCCACCGATCGGCGCGGAGGAACTCGTCCAGTCCGTTCTAGACCAGAGCCCGTCCGCGCTCGCCGGAACCGTGCGAATCGACAACAACCTCGGACTGCCCGCGATGCCGGGGACCGGGATGCTGGACTTCGACGCGGCGCAGATCCACTACGACGGCAAGGGCGACAGCCGCATCTCGATCGCCCAGCGGAGCGCGGAGACCACGATCGTCCGTGACGGCGAGACGCTGTGGACCTACGAATCGGGCAGCAACTCGGCGACCAAGTTCACGCTGCCGACCGAACTCACCCACCACGACAAGGGCACGCAACGCCCCGAGGGCTCGGAGGGCACCGAGGGGCAGTTCGCCGATCCGGCGACCGCCGCCGCCAGTCTCGTCTCGGCCGTGCAGGAAACGAGCACGGTCGCCGTCGACGGGACGGCCAGGGTCGCCGACCGGCCCGCCTACGAACTCGTGCTGACACCGAAGCCGGGCGAACGCACGCTGCTGCGGGAGGTGCGGGTCGCCGTCGACTCCGAGACCAGGCTGCCGTTGCGGCTCTCCGTGCTGACCAACGGCACGACCGACCCCGCGCTGGAGATCGGGTTCTCCGACATCAGCTTCGGCGATCAGCCTGCCGACCTGTTCCGGTTCACCCCGCCTCAGGGGGCGAAGGTGACCGAACGGCAGCCCGACGTCGGTCACTCGGCTCCGGCCGAAGAGCCCGATGGCAGGTTCGTCGGCGAGGGCTGGGACACCGTCTACGTCGGCAAGGCACCGGCCGAGGTACTGAACAACGAGCGGCAGCAGGACTCCGAGAACCCCGAGGCCGACCTCGGTTCGCTGCTCGACCGGATCGGCACCCCGGTGAACGGTGAGTTCGGCTCTGGACACGTCGTCAGCACCAAGGTCGGCACGGCGTTGATCACCGACGACGGTCGCTTCGCGATCGGCGCCGTTCCCCAGCAGGTGCTCATCGAGGCGCTGGAGAACAAGTGA
- a CDS encoding CopG family transcriptional regulator: protein MAMTLRLTEEQERALTMLAKADGVSKHEAAVRAITEAAARSVRDERVRALSREGRTRYASLLDRLAQ from the coding sequence GTGGCTATGACGTTGAGGTTGACCGAAGAGCAGGAGCGCGCGTTGACGATGCTCGCCAAGGCAGACGGGGTGAGCAAGCATGAAGCGGCTGTCCGGGCGATCACGGAGGCCGCCGCACGGTCCGTTCGCGACGAGCGGGTGCGCGCGCTGTCGCGGGAAGGGCGCACGCGTTACGCGTCCCTGCTTGATCGTTTGGCGCAGTGA
- a CDS encoding ABC transporter permease has protein sequence MTKALDRTGQGPVGTPVNRSRANLARLLRAELRWIYRRPRTLVVLGVLAVIPVILGVALTLVDSPGPPDGGDGAGLVTAAAGNALVLPIAALAMAMSLLLPMTTAMSGADAIAGEQAHGTLRSWLLAPVSRGRLLFVKAFGVATFALSATALMAFTGVLTGLVINGSGSMFTLSGTTLGLPAALLKVAIAVGWVALQLWAVGAVALAISSWTEHPMVVLASVLGGIIVFSVLSLLDALSWLHPFLLNSSWTSIADVLRDPMPTGALAEGALRAGCYIAIGLSLAYARLSTKDG, from the coding sequence ATGACAAAGGCGCTCGACAGGACAGGCCAGGGACCCGTGGGGACGCCGGTGAACCGCTCACGGGCGAACCTCGCGCGGCTGTTGCGCGCGGAACTGCGCTGGATCTACCGGAGGCCACGCACCCTCGTCGTACTCGGGGTACTCGCCGTCATTCCCGTCATACTCGGAGTCGCGCTGACGCTGGTCGACTCGCCGGGGCCGCCTGACGGCGGCGACGGAGCGGGACTCGTCACCGCCGCGGCAGGCAACGCGCTCGTGCTGCCGATCGCCGCGCTCGCCATGGCGATGAGCCTGCTGCTGCCGATGACGACCGCGATGTCGGGAGCGGACGCGATCGCGGGCGAACAGGCGCACGGGACGCTGCGAAGCTGGCTGCTCGCACCCGTGAGCAGGGGGAGGCTGCTGTTCGTCAAGGCGTTCGGGGTCGCGACGTTCGCGCTGAGCGCGACCGCGCTCATGGCGTTCACCGGGGTACTCACCGGGCTGGTGATCAACGGCAGTGGCTCCATGTTCACGCTGTCCGGAACCACGCTGGGCCTGCCCGCCGCGCTGCTGAAGGTGGCGATCGCGGTCGGCTGGGTCGCACTGCAACTGTGGGCCGTCGGAGCCGTGGCGCTGGCGATCTCCTCGTGGACCGAACACCCGATGGTGGTGCTCGCCTCCGTCCTCGGCGGGATCATCGTGTTCTCGGTGCTGAGCCTGCTCGACGCGTTGAGCTGGCTGCATCCCTTCCTGCTGAACAGTTCCTGGACCTCGATCGCGGACGTGTTGCGCGATCCGATGCCAACCGGGGCGCTCGCGGAGGGAGCGTTACGAGCGGGCTGCTACATCGCCATCGGGCTCTCGCTCGCCTACGCGAGACTAAGCACAAAGGACGGCTAA
- a CDS encoding ABC transporter ATP-binding protein gives MLTVDGLTVKYGSFTAVRQARLEIADGEVLALLGPSGSGKSTLLRGITGLEPAATGSVRWDGDDLAAVPVHRRGFGLVFQDGQLFPHRDVAGNVAFGLRMHGTDKAERARRVADLLELVGLTGYERRKVTALSGGEAQRVALARALAPRPRLLLLDEPLSGLDAELREQLAIDLAELLRRAKTTTLLVTHDQEEAFTLADRVAVLEAGEIRQLGDVLTVWRRPVDERIARFLGVTTVLEGDAAGGIVRTALGEVELPDAGEGPVLLGLRPNAVRVAREGVEAEVMSRVHRRDHVRLSVSTTAVPSTVDAVAPMMATCRAGDTVRLHLAPDGIAIIGTNDRSRDLRGGAGAG, from the coding sequence ATGTTGACGGTCGATGGGCTGACGGTGAAGTACGGCTCGTTCACGGCGGTGCGGCAAGCCCGGCTTGAGATCGCCGACGGCGAGGTCCTCGCGCTGCTCGGGCCGTCCGGTTCGGGCAAGTCGACGCTGTTGAGGGGCATCACGGGCCTCGAACCGGCCGCGACCGGATCGGTGCGCTGGGATGGCGACGACCTCGCCGCCGTACCCGTGCACCGGCGCGGCTTCGGTCTCGTCTTCCAGGACGGTCAGCTCTTCCCGCACAGGGATGTCGCTGGCAATGTCGCGTTCGGACTGAGGATGCACGGGACCGACAAGGCGGAGCGGGCGCGGCGAGTGGCTGACTTGCTCGAATTGGTCGGGCTGACCGGATACGAGCGGCGCAAGGTCACCGCGCTCTCTGGTGGGGAGGCGCAGCGGGTAGCCCTGGCGAGGGCACTCGCGCCAAGGCCGAGGCTGCTGTTGCTGGACGAGCCGCTTTCGGGACTCGATGCCGAGCTGCGGGAACAGCTCGCCATCGACCTCGCCGAACTGCTTCGCAGGGCGAAGACCACGACGTTGCTGGTGACGCACGACCAGGAGGAGGCGTTCACACTCGCCGACAGGGTCGCCGTGCTCGAAGCGGGTGAGATTCGTCAGCTCGGCGACGTGCTCACGGTGTGGCGGCGGCCCGTCGACGAGCGCATCGCGCGGTTCCTCGGCGTGACCACGGTGCTGGAGGGTGACGCGGCCGGAGGGATCGTGCGCACGGCGCTCGGCGAGGTCGAGCTGCCGGATGCCGGGGAAGGGCCGGTGCTGCTGGGGCTACGGCCCAACGCGGTCAGGGTCGCGCGCGAAGGGGTCGAAGCCGAGGTGATGTCGAGGGTGCACCGCCGCGACCACGTCCGGCTCTCCGTCAGCACGACGGCCGTTCCGTCCACGGTGGACGCCGTCGCTCCGATGATGGCGACCTGCCGGGCAGGCGACACCGTACGGCTTCACCTCGCCCCCGACGGCATCGCCATCATCGGAACCAATGACCGTTCAAGAGATTTGCGTGGCGGCGCTGGTGCCGGTTGA